The Pungitius pungitius chromosome 8, fPunPun2.1, whole genome shotgun sequence genome has a window encoding:
- the znf740a gene encoding gastrula zinc finger protein XlCGF57.1 isoform X11, whose protein sequence is MSHLPSSSVRDHMKWAGLLGCEAVLSSMALMQASSMAAPPKKMMAPLGHGPQQRDGPDRAPQGHMIIPSGMSCPPLVRTNFGNLIRKDGEFQAPRLLDEKEMRANEDMQQKKKNRKSVTPCKVREQEGRGGKGTGADENGPSSKVQKNFICDHCYGAFRSGYHLKRHILIHTGEKPYACAVCDMRFIQRYHLERHSLIHTGVKPYACSMCDMRFFQRYHLERHRLTHTGMRPLTVPSSRVKPYACSMCDMRFFQRYHLARHSLTHTGVKPYACSMCDMRFFQRYHLARHSLTHTGVKPYACSMCDMRFFQRYHLARHTLTHTGVKPYACSMCDMRFFQRYHLARHSLTHTGVKPYACTMCDMRFIQRYQLERHSLTHTGVKPYACTMCDKRFFQRYHLARHSLTHMGVKPYACTMCDMKFFQRYHLARHSLTHTGVKPYACTMCDKRFFQRYHLARHSLTHMGVKPYACTMCDMRFVQRYHLARHSLTHTGVKPYACTMCDKRFFQRYHLTRHSLTHMGVKPFACPMCDMRFVQRYHLARHSLTHTGVKPYACSMCDMRFIQRNHLERHSLTHTGEKPFACDMCDMRFIQRYHLERHKRVHSGEKPYQCERCQQNFSRTDRLLRHRRLCQGRGVAKVENQPCCEPRPYGQEPPPAPPTWSPLHPPPGRLAV, encoded by the exons ATGTCACATCTGCCCAGCAGCTCAGTCCGCGACCATATGAAATGG gCGGGGCTGCTTGGCTGTGAGGCTGTCCTCTCCAGCATGGCACTGATGCAGGCTAGTTCCATGGCTGCTCCACCCAAAAAAATGATGGCCCCCCTTGGCCATGGACCCCAGCAGAGAGACGGACCCGACCGGGCTCCCCAGGGCCATATGATCATCCCATCCGGAATGAGCTGTCCACCCCTGGTTAGGACCAACTTCGGAAAT CTTATCCGGAAGGACGGTGAATTCCAAGCTCCCCGCCTGCTGGATGAGAAGGAGATGAGAGCCAACGAGGAcatgcagcagaaaaaaaagaataggaaATCAGTAACGCCCTGCAAAGTGAGAGAACAAGAAGGAAGGGGAGGGAAG GGCACAGGTGCAGATGAGAATGGTCCGTCCTCCAAAGTGCAGAAAAACTTTATTTGTGATCACTGTTATGGAGCATTTAGGAGTGGATACCACCTGAAGAGACACATCCTCATTCATACAG GGGAGAAGCCGTATGCTTGTGCCGTATGTGACATGAGGTTTATTCAGCGTTACCACCTGGAGAGACACAGCCTCATTCACACGG gggtgAAGCCGTACGCTTGTTCCATGTGTGACATGCGGTTTTTCCAGCGTTACCACCTGGAGAGACACAGACTCACTCATACGGGTATGCGTCCATTAACCGTACCCAGTTCAA GGGTGAAGCCGTACGCTTGCTCCATGTGTGACATGAGGTTCTTCCAACGTTATCATCTGGCAAGACACAGCCTCACTCATACTG gggtgAAGCCATACGCTTGCTCCATGTGTGATATGAGGTTTTTCCAACGCTACCACTTGGCAAGACACAGCCTCACTCACACGG gggtGAAGCCATATGCTTGCTCCATGTGTGACATGAGATTTTTCCAGAGATACCACCTGGCAAGACACACTCTCACCCATACGG GGGTGAAGCCGTACGCTTGCTCCATGTGTGACATGAGGTTCTTCCAGCGTTACCATTTGGCAAGACACAGCCTCACTCATACTG GAGTGAAGCCGTATGCGTGTACCATGTGTGACATGAGGTTTATACAACGTTACCAACTGGAGAGACACAGTCTCACTCATACGG gGGTGAAGCCGTACGCTTGCACCATGTGTGACAAGAGGTTTTTTCAGCGCTACCACCTGGCGAGACACAGCCTCACTCATATGG GAGTGAAACCTTATGCTTGCACCATGTGTGACATGAAGTTTTTTCAGCGTTACCACCTGGCGAGACACAGCCTCACTCATACGG GTGTGAAACCTTATGCTTGCACCATGTGTGACAAGAGGTTTTTTCAGCGCTACCACCTGGCGAGACACAGCCTCACTCATATGG GTGTGAAACCTTATGCTTGTACCATGTGTGACATGAGGTTTGTTCAGCGTTACCACCTGGCGAGACACAGCCTCACTCATACGG GTGTGAAACCTTATGCTTGCACCATGTGTGACAAGAGGTTTTTTCAGCGCTACCACCTGACAAGACACAGCCTCACTCATATGG GTGTGAAACCTTTTGCTTGCCCCATGTGTGACATGAGGTTTGTTCAGCGTTACCACCTGGCGAGACACAGCCTCACTCATACGG gggtgAAGCCGTATGCTTGTTCCATGTGTGACATGAGGTTTATTCAGCGTAACCACCTGGAGAGACACAGCCTCACTCATACGG GAGAGAAGCCCTTTGCTTGTGACATGTGTGATATGAGGTTTATCCAGCGCTACCACCTTGAGAGACACAAGCGTGTCCATAGTGGGGAGAAGCCCTATCAGTGTGAACGGTGCCAGCAG AACTTTTCACGGACAGACCGGCTGCTGCGACACCGGCGGCTGTGCCAGGGCCGCGGCGTGGCCAAGGTGGAGAACCAGCCGTGCTGCGAACCGCGCCCGTACGGCCAGGAGCCGCCGCCCGCGCCCCCCACCTGGAGCCCCCTGCACCCCCCTCCGGGCCGACTGGCGGTCTGA
- the znf740a gene encoding zinc finger protein 436 isoform X12: MSHLPSSSVRDHMKWAGLLGCEAVLSSMALMQASSMAAPPKKMMAPLGHGPQQRDGPDRAPQGHMIIPSGMSCPPLVRTNFGNLIRKDGEFQAPRLLDEKEMRANEDMQQKKKNRKSVTPCKVREQEGRGGKGTGADENGPSSKVQKNFICDHCYGAFRSGYHLKRHILIHTGEKPYACAVCDMRFIQRYHLERHSLIHTGVKPYACSMCDMRFFQRYHLARHSLTHTGVKPYACSMCDMRFFQRYHLARHSLTHTGVKPYACSMCDMRFFQRYHLARHTLTHTGVKPYACSMCDMRFFQRYHLARHSLTHTGVKPYACTMCDMRFIQRYQLERHSLTHTGVKPYACTMCDKRFFQRYHLARHSLTHMGVKPYACTMCDMKFFQRYHLARHSLTHTGVKPYACTMCDKRFFQRYHLARHSLTHMGVKPYACTMCDMRFVQRYHLARHSLTHTGVKPYACTMCDKRFFQRYHLTRHSLTHMGMRPHTLPMSLRSDCSYIMSEAPRQLFTCKSVKPFACPMCDMRFVQRYHLARHSLTHTGVKPYACSMCDMRFIQRNHLERHSLTHTGEKPFACDMCDMRFIQRYHLERHKRVHSGEKPYQCERCQQNFSRTDRLLRHRRLCQGRGVAKVENQPCCEPRPYGQEPPPAPPTWSPLHPPPGRLAV, from the exons ATGTCACATCTGCCCAGCAGCTCAGTCCGCGACCATATGAAATGG gCGGGGCTGCTTGGCTGTGAGGCTGTCCTCTCCAGCATGGCACTGATGCAGGCTAGTTCCATGGCTGCTCCACCCAAAAAAATGATGGCCCCCCTTGGCCATGGACCCCAGCAGAGAGACGGACCCGACCGGGCTCCCCAGGGCCATATGATCATCCCATCCGGAATGAGCTGTCCACCCCTGGTTAGGACCAACTTCGGAAAT CTTATCCGGAAGGACGGTGAATTCCAAGCTCCCCGCCTGCTGGATGAGAAGGAGATGAGAGCCAACGAGGAcatgcagcagaaaaaaaagaataggaaATCAGTAACGCCCTGCAAAGTGAGAGAACAAGAAGGAAGGGGAGGGAAG GGCACAGGTGCAGATGAGAATGGTCCGTCCTCCAAAGTGCAGAAAAACTTTATTTGTGATCACTGTTATGGAGCATTTAGGAGTGGATACCACCTGAAGAGACACATCCTCATTCATACAG GGGAGAAGCCGTATGCTTGTGCCGTATGTGACATGAGGTTTATTCAGCGTTACCACCTGGAGAGACACAGCCTCATTCACACGG GGGTGAAGCCGTACGCTTGCTCCATGTGTGACATGAGGTTCTTCCAACGTTATCATCTGGCAAGACACAGCCTCACTCATACTG gggtgAAGCCATACGCTTGCTCCATGTGTGATATGAGGTTTTTCCAACGCTACCACTTGGCAAGACACAGCCTCACTCACACGG gggtGAAGCCATATGCTTGCTCCATGTGTGACATGAGATTTTTCCAGAGATACCACCTGGCAAGACACACTCTCACCCATACGG GGGTGAAGCCGTACGCTTGCTCCATGTGTGACATGAGGTTCTTCCAGCGTTACCATTTGGCAAGACACAGCCTCACTCATACTG GAGTGAAGCCGTATGCGTGTACCATGTGTGACATGAGGTTTATACAACGTTACCAACTGGAGAGACACAGTCTCACTCATACGG gGGTGAAGCCGTACGCTTGCACCATGTGTGACAAGAGGTTTTTTCAGCGCTACCACCTGGCGAGACACAGCCTCACTCATATGG GAGTGAAACCTTATGCTTGCACCATGTGTGACATGAAGTTTTTTCAGCGTTACCACCTGGCGAGACACAGCCTCACTCATACGG GTGTGAAACCTTATGCTTGCACCATGTGTGACAAGAGGTTTTTTCAGCGCTACCACCTGGCGAGACACAGCCTCACTCATATGG GTGTGAAACCTTATGCTTGTACCATGTGTGACATGAGGTTTGTTCAGCGTTACCACCTGGCGAGACACAGCCTCACTCATACGG GTGTGAAACCTTATGCTTGCACCATGTGTGACAAGAGGTTTTTTCAGCGCTACCACCTGACAAGACACAGCCTCACTCATATGGGTATGCGTCCGCACACCTTACCCATGTCACTGAGATCAGACTGCAGTTACATAATGTCAGAGGCTCCCAGGCAATTATTTACCTGTAAAA GTGTGAAACCTTTTGCTTGCCCCATGTGTGACATGAGGTTTGTTCAGCGTTACCACCTGGCGAGACACAGCCTCACTCATACGG gggtgAAGCCGTATGCTTGTTCCATGTGTGACATGAGGTTTATTCAGCGTAACCACCTGGAGAGACACAGCCTCACTCATACGG GAGAGAAGCCCTTTGCTTGTGACATGTGTGATATGAGGTTTATCCAGCGCTACCACCTTGAGAGACACAAGCGTGTCCATAGTGGGGAGAAGCCCTATCAGTGTGAACGGTGCCAGCAG AACTTTTCACGGACAGACCGGCTGCTGCGACACCGGCGGCTGTGCCAGGGCCGCGGCGTGGCCAAGGTGGAGAACCAGCCGTGCTGCGAACCGCGCCCGTACGGCCAGGAGCCGCCGCCCGCGCCCCCCACCTGGAGCCCCCTGCACCCCCCTCCGGGCCGACTGGCGGTCTGA
- the znf740a gene encoding zinc finger protein 436 isoform X24: MSHLPSSSVRDHMKWAGLLGCEAVLSSMALMQASSMAAPPKKMMAPLGHGPQQRDGPDRAPQGHMIIPSGMSCPPLVRTNFGNLIRKDGEFQAPRLLDEKEMRANEDMQQKKKNRKSVTPCKVREQEGRGGKGTGADENGPSSKVQKNFICDHCYGAFRSGYHLKRHILIHTGVKPYACSMCDMRFFQRYHLARHTLTHTGVKPYACSMCDMRFFQRYHLARHSLTHTGVKPYACTMCDMRFIQRYQLERHSLTHTGVKPYACTMCDKRFFQRYHLARHSLTHMGVKPYACTMCDMKFFQRYHLARHSLTHTGVKPYACTMCDKRFFQRYHLARHSLTHMGVKPYACTMCDMRFVQRYHLARHSLTHTGVKPYACTMCDKRFFQRYHLTRHSLTHMGMRPHTLPMSLRSDCSYIMSEAPRQLFTCKSVKPFACPMCDMRFVQRYHLARHSLTHTGVKPYACSMCDMRFIQRNHLERHSLTHTGEKPFACDMCDMRFIQRYHLERHKRVHSGEKPYQCERCQQNFSRTDRLLRHRRLCQGRGVAKVENQPCCEPRPYGQEPPPAPPTWSPLHPPPGRLAV, translated from the exons ATGTCACATCTGCCCAGCAGCTCAGTCCGCGACCATATGAAATGG gCGGGGCTGCTTGGCTGTGAGGCTGTCCTCTCCAGCATGGCACTGATGCAGGCTAGTTCCATGGCTGCTCCACCCAAAAAAATGATGGCCCCCCTTGGCCATGGACCCCAGCAGAGAGACGGACCCGACCGGGCTCCCCAGGGCCATATGATCATCCCATCCGGAATGAGCTGTCCACCCCTGGTTAGGACCAACTTCGGAAAT CTTATCCGGAAGGACGGTGAATTCCAAGCTCCCCGCCTGCTGGATGAGAAGGAGATGAGAGCCAACGAGGAcatgcagcagaaaaaaaagaataggaaATCAGTAACGCCCTGCAAAGTGAGAGAACAAGAAGGAAGGGGAGGGAAG GGCACAGGTGCAGATGAGAATGGTCCGTCCTCCAAAGTGCAGAAAAACTTTATTTGTGATCACTGTTATGGAGCATTTAGGAGTGGATACCACCTGAAGAGACACATCCTCATTCATACAG gggtGAAGCCATATGCTTGCTCCATGTGTGACATGAGATTTTTCCAGAGATACCACCTGGCAAGACACACTCTCACCCATACGG GGGTGAAGCCGTACGCTTGCTCCATGTGTGACATGAGGTTCTTCCAGCGTTACCATTTGGCAAGACACAGCCTCACTCATACTG GAGTGAAGCCGTATGCGTGTACCATGTGTGACATGAGGTTTATACAACGTTACCAACTGGAGAGACACAGTCTCACTCATACGG gGGTGAAGCCGTACGCTTGCACCATGTGTGACAAGAGGTTTTTTCAGCGCTACCACCTGGCGAGACACAGCCTCACTCATATGG GAGTGAAACCTTATGCTTGCACCATGTGTGACATGAAGTTTTTTCAGCGTTACCACCTGGCGAGACACAGCCTCACTCATACGG GTGTGAAACCTTATGCTTGCACCATGTGTGACAAGAGGTTTTTTCAGCGCTACCACCTGGCGAGACACAGCCTCACTCATATGG GTGTGAAACCTTATGCTTGTACCATGTGTGACATGAGGTTTGTTCAGCGTTACCACCTGGCGAGACACAGCCTCACTCATACGG GTGTGAAACCTTATGCTTGCACCATGTGTGACAAGAGGTTTTTTCAGCGCTACCACCTGACAAGACACAGCCTCACTCATATGGGTATGCGTCCGCACACCTTACCCATGTCACTGAGATCAGACTGCAGTTACATAATGTCAGAGGCTCCCAGGCAATTATTTACCTGTAAAA GTGTGAAACCTTTTGCTTGCCCCATGTGTGACATGAGGTTTGTTCAGCGTTACCACCTGGCGAGACACAGCCTCACTCATACGG gggtgAAGCCGTATGCTTGTTCCATGTGTGACATGAGGTTTATTCAGCGTAACCACCTGGAGAGACACAGCCTCACTCATACGG GAGAGAAGCCCTTTGCTTGTGACATGTGTGATATGAGGTTTATCCAGCGCTACCACCTTGAGAGACACAAGCGTGTCCATAGTGGGGAGAAGCCCTATCAGTGTGAACGGTGCCAGCAG AACTTTTCACGGACAGACCGGCTGCTGCGACACCGGCGGCTGTGCCAGGGCCGCGGCGTGGCCAAGGTGGAGAACCAGCCGTGCTGCGAACCGCGCCCGTACGGCCAGGAGCCGCCGCCCGCGCCCCCCACCTGGAGCCCCCTGCACCCCCCTCCGGGCCGACTGGCGGTCTGA
- the znf740a gene encoding zinc finger protein 436 isoform X26 produces MSHLPSSSVRDHMKWAGLLGCEAVLSSMALMQASSMAAPPKKMMAPLGHGPQQRDGPDRAPQGHMIIPSGMSCPPLVRTNFGNLIRKDGEFQAPRLLDEKEMRANEDMQQKKKNRKSVTPCKVREQEGRGGKGTGADENGPSSKVQKNFICDHCYGAFRSGYHLKRHILIHTGEKPYACAVCDMRFIQRYHLERHSLIHTGVKPYACSMCDMRFFQRYHLERHRLTHTGMRPLTVPSSRVKPYACSMCDMRFFQRYHLARHSLTHTGVKPYACSMCDMRFFQRYHLARHSLTHTGVKPYACSMCDMRFFQRYHLARHTLTHTGVKPYACSMCDMRFFQRYHLARHSLTHTGVKPYACTMCDMRFIQRYQLERHSLTHTGVKPYACTMCDKRFFQRYHLARHSLTHMGVKPYACTMCDMKFFQRYHLARHSLTHTGVKPYACTMCDKRFFQRYHLARHSLTHMGEKPFACDMCDMRFIQRYHLERHKRVHSGEKPYQCERCQQNFSRTDRLLRHRRLCQGRGVAKVENQPCCEPRPYGQEPPPAPPTWSPLHPPPGRLAV; encoded by the exons ATGTCACATCTGCCCAGCAGCTCAGTCCGCGACCATATGAAATGG gCGGGGCTGCTTGGCTGTGAGGCTGTCCTCTCCAGCATGGCACTGATGCAGGCTAGTTCCATGGCTGCTCCACCCAAAAAAATGATGGCCCCCCTTGGCCATGGACCCCAGCAGAGAGACGGACCCGACCGGGCTCCCCAGGGCCATATGATCATCCCATCCGGAATGAGCTGTCCACCCCTGGTTAGGACCAACTTCGGAAAT CTTATCCGGAAGGACGGTGAATTCCAAGCTCCCCGCCTGCTGGATGAGAAGGAGATGAGAGCCAACGAGGAcatgcagcagaaaaaaaagaataggaaATCAGTAACGCCCTGCAAAGTGAGAGAACAAGAAGGAAGGGGAGGGAAG GGCACAGGTGCAGATGAGAATGGTCCGTCCTCCAAAGTGCAGAAAAACTTTATTTGTGATCACTGTTATGGAGCATTTAGGAGTGGATACCACCTGAAGAGACACATCCTCATTCATACAG GGGAGAAGCCGTATGCTTGTGCCGTATGTGACATGAGGTTTATTCAGCGTTACCACCTGGAGAGACACAGCCTCATTCACACGG gggtgAAGCCGTACGCTTGTTCCATGTGTGACATGCGGTTTTTCCAGCGTTACCACCTGGAGAGACACAGACTCACTCATACGGGTATGCGTCCATTAACCGTACCCAGTTCAA GGGTGAAGCCGTACGCTTGCTCCATGTGTGACATGAGGTTCTTCCAACGTTATCATCTGGCAAGACACAGCCTCACTCATACTG gggtgAAGCCATACGCTTGCTCCATGTGTGATATGAGGTTTTTCCAACGCTACCACTTGGCAAGACACAGCCTCACTCACACGG gggtGAAGCCATATGCTTGCTCCATGTGTGACATGAGATTTTTCCAGAGATACCACCTGGCAAGACACACTCTCACCCATACGG GGGTGAAGCCGTACGCTTGCTCCATGTGTGACATGAGGTTCTTCCAGCGTTACCATTTGGCAAGACACAGCCTCACTCATACTG GAGTGAAGCCGTATGCGTGTACCATGTGTGACATGAGGTTTATACAACGTTACCAACTGGAGAGACACAGTCTCACTCATACGG gGGTGAAGCCGTACGCTTGCACCATGTGTGACAAGAGGTTTTTTCAGCGCTACCACCTGGCGAGACACAGCCTCACTCATATGG GAGTGAAACCTTATGCTTGCACCATGTGTGACATGAAGTTTTTTCAGCGTTACCACCTGGCGAGACACAGCCTCACTCATACGG GTGTGAAACCTTATGCTTGCACCATGTGTGACAAGAGGTTTTTTCAGCGCTACCACCTGGCGAGACACAGCCTCACTCATATGG GAGAGAAGCCCTTTGCTTGTGACATGTGTGATATGAGGTTTATCCAGCGCTACCACCTTGAGAGACACAAGCGTGTCCATAGTGGGGAGAAGCCCTATCAGTGTGAACGGTGCCAGCAG AACTTTTCACGGACAGACCGGCTGCTGCGACACCGGCGGCTGTGCCAGGGCCGCGGCGTGGCCAAGGTGGAGAACCAGCCGTGCTGCGAACCGCGCCCGTACGGCCAGGAGCCGCCGCCCGCGCCCCCCACCTGGAGCCCCCTGCACCCCCCTCCGGGCCGACTGGCGGTCTGA
- the znf740a gene encoding zinc finger protein ZFP2 isoform X4, with amino-acid sequence MSHLPSSSVRDHMKWAGLLGCEAVLSSMALMQASSMAAPPKKMMAPLGHGPQQRDGPDRAPQGHMIIPSGMSCPPLVRTNFGNLIRKDGEFQAPRLLDEKEMRANEDMQQKKKNRKSVTPCKVREQEGRGGKGTGADENGPSSKVQKNFICDHCYGAFRSGYHLKRHILIHTGEKPYACAVCDMRFIQRYHLERHSLIHTGVKPYACSMCDMRFFQRYHLERHRLTHTGVKPYACSMCDMRFFQRYHLARHSLTHTGVKPYACSMCDMRFFQRYHLARHSLTHTGVKPYACSMCDMRFFQRYHLARHTLTHTGVKPYACSMCDMRFFQRYHLARHSLTHTGVKPYACTMCDMRFIQRYQLERHSLTHTGVKPYACTMCDKRFFQRYHLARHSLTHMGVKPYACTMCDMKFFQRYHLARHSLTHTGVKPYACTMCDKRFFQRYHLARHSLTHMGVKPYACTMCDMRFVQRYHLARHSLTHTGVKPYACTMCDKRFFQRYHLTRHSLTHMGMRPHTLPMSLRSDCSYIMSEAPRQLFTCKSVKPFACPMCDMRFVQRYHLARHSLTHTGVKPYACSMCDMRFIQRNHLERHSLTHTGEKPFACDMCDMRFIQRYHLERHKRVHSGEKPYQCERCQQNFSRTDRLLRHRRLCQGRGVAKVENQPCCEPRPYGQEPPPAPPTWSPLHPPPGRLAV; translated from the exons ATGTCACATCTGCCCAGCAGCTCAGTCCGCGACCATATGAAATGG gCGGGGCTGCTTGGCTGTGAGGCTGTCCTCTCCAGCATGGCACTGATGCAGGCTAGTTCCATGGCTGCTCCACCCAAAAAAATGATGGCCCCCCTTGGCCATGGACCCCAGCAGAGAGACGGACCCGACCGGGCTCCCCAGGGCCATATGATCATCCCATCCGGAATGAGCTGTCCACCCCTGGTTAGGACCAACTTCGGAAAT CTTATCCGGAAGGACGGTGAATTCCAAGCTCCCCGCCTGCTGGATGAGAAGGAGATGAGAGCCAACGAGGAcatgcagcagaaaaaaaagaataggaaATCAGTAACGCCCTGCAAAGTGAGAGAACAAGAAGGAAGGGGAGGGAAG GGCACAGGTGCAGATGAGAATGGTCCGTCCTCCAAAGTGCAGAAAAACTTTATTTGTGATCACTGTTATGGAGCATTTAGGAGTGGATACCACCTGAAGAGACACATCCTCATTCATACAG GGGAGAAGCCGTATGCTTGTGCCGTATGTGACATGAGGTTTATTCAGCGTTACCACCTGGAGAGACACAGCCTCATTCACACGG gggtgAAGCCGTACGCTTGTTCCATGTGTGACATGCGGTTTTTCCAGCGTTACCACCTGGAGAGACACAGACTCACTCATACGG GGGTGAAGCCGTACGCTTGCTCCATGTGTGACATGAGGTTCTTCCAACGTTATCATCTGGCAAGACACAGCCTCACTCATACTG gggtgAAGCCATACGCTTGCTCCATGTGTGATATGAGGTTTTTCCAACGCTACCACTTGGCAAGACACAGCCTCACTCACACGG gggtGAAGCCATATGCTTGCTCCATGTGTGACATGAGATTTTTCCAGAGATACCACCTGGCAAGACACACTCTCACCCATACGG GGGTGAAGCCGTACGCTTGCTCCATGTGTGACATGAGGTTCTTCCAGCGTTACCATTTGGCAAGACACAGCCTCACTCATACTG GAGTGAAGCCGTATGCGTGTACCATGTGTGACATGAGGTTTATACAACGTTACCAACTGGAGAGACACAGTCTCACTCATACGG gGGTGAAGCCGTACGCTTGCACCATGTGTGACAAGAGGTTTTTTCAGCGCTACCACCTGGCGAGACACAGCCTCACTCATATGG GAGTGAAACCTTATGCTTGCACCATGTGTGACATGAAGTTTTTTCAGCGTTACCACCTGGCGAGACACAGCCTCACTCATACGG GTGTGAAACCTTATGCTTGCACCATGTGTGACAAGAGGTTTTTTCAGCGCTACCACCTGGCGAGACACAGCCTCACTCATATGG GTGTGAAACCTTATGCTTGTACCATGTGTGACATGAGGTTTGTTCAGCGTTACCACCTGGCGAGACACAGCCTCACTCATACGG GTGTGAAACCTTATGCTTGCACCATGTGTGACAAGAGGTTTTTTCAGCGCTACCACCTGACAAGACACAGCCTCACTCATATGGGTATGCGTCCGCACACCTTACCCATGTCACTGAGATCAGACTGCAGTTACATAATGTCAGAGGCTCCCAGGCAATTATTTACCTGTAAAA GTGTGAAACCTTTTGCTTGCCCCATGTGTGACATGAGGTTTGTTCAGCGTTACCACCTGGCGAGACACAGCCTCACTCATACGG gggtgAAGCCGTATGCTTGTTCCATGTGTGACATGAGGTTTATTCAGCGTAACCACCTGGAGAGACACAGCCTCACTCATACGG GAGAGAAGCCCTTTGCTTGTGACATGTGTGATATGAGGTTTATCCAGCGCTACCACCTTGAGAGACACAAGCGTGTCCATAGTGGGGAGAAGCCCTATCAGTGTGAACGGTGCCAGCAG AACTTTTCACGGACAGACCGGCTGCTGCGACACCGGCGGCTGTGCCAGGGCCGCGGCGTGGCCAAGGTGGAGAACCAGCCGTGCTGCGAACCGCGCCCGTACGGCCAGGAGCCGCCGCCCGCGCCCCCCACCTGGAGCCCCCTGCACCCCCCTCCGGGCCGACTGGCGGTCTGA